The segment agtaaacataaaaaatttttaaacattattttttattaaagtaacaaaaataatataattttaataatgatattgctattaatataaaatgtaataatatataataaaaataataattttaataataagatattttaaataagaaaaatttttaatgaagttGTAAACaagctttcttaaaaattcttagatgctgtaaatataaattaaaaattgtgaaaacaaCAAGCTAATAGAGCAGGAGCCGGATAGAATTGctcaaaagtttattttattaaagaattattacaaacgtttcggcctaAGGGATATGACCATCTTCagtaaaattgacaaaaatgaTGTAGTTGTAAGTAGAGAAACGTTGATAAGATAGTTAAGCTAGAAATGCTTTCGAACAATGATTATGATTTTGGTAAAACATCCTGTTAATGTAAAACGAAACACGAATTAAGAGCGTTATCAAAGcccaaaattgaaaaaattgatatgtataaatatttctgataataCGGTTTGTACATTTTGTTGCTAGtcttattaataatgtgtaaAGCCAAGGaccatttaatttgcaattaaaaaaaacaaacaaaattaattttaaataattttagataattttcgactaatttcttaaatcttgTTTGTTTTTTCTAATTGCAAGTTAGATGGTCCTTGGCTTTACACACTTTTAATAAGActagcaataaaatatacaaaccgTATTATCAGAGGTatttatacacaaaaatttttttaattttgagcTTTGATAACGCTCCTAACTCGTGTTTCGTTTCACATTAACAGGATGTTTTATCAAAATCTTAACCATTGTACGAGAGCGTTTCTAGCTTAACTATCTTATCAACGTTTCTCTACTTACGACTACAtcatttttgtcaattttacactgaagatgaccacatcCCTtaggccgaaacgtttgtaataattttttaataaaatgaactTTTGAGCAATTTTATCCGGCTCCTGCTCTATTAGCTTGTTTtcacgattattattttaataaggaagagcaaaattttaatattatttgtataaattaaaaagtttttttattgttagtttttctataaatttgtagatatatagagtaaatttgaaaaatgtcacGATAAAAGTAACTGTTAAATTTGTTACTCGTTACCGAAAAATGTAACGAAGTTACTTTtttcgttacaaaaaaaatttgtaacgccgttaccgttacagttatcgaaaaaaagtaattgtaacGGTAACGGCGTTACAAGTAACGCGTTACTTCCCAACTttgattagcatatgtactttacttaCAGAAAAGGACTTTTCATTCTAtacagccaaaaaaaagttaagtgtatttgaaaaaaataggtaaaacaGACCACTTTAGGATCACCTTAAGCAGAATTGAGCGctttgtgataataataacttatatatgtgtatgcatagaaaaattaattgttgttAAATGAGTTAAATGAGTTAAATGAGAATTGTATCATAGACTTCACGATTATGTCTACATAGATtgtttaatcaatatttacgTAATGTTTACACTGattcttttattgtaatataaactctgtagattgttataataattatatttttcagtaattaatatacttgattttaaatattaattataaaaatatttaatgtttataataacattatttcaacaaataatgactttgcaataaatttttattatattacagattAGCAGATTTTAAATGAAAGTCAAATCTTTCCAGAaacaatctttaaattctagttattaattttaattttgttttgtaactTCAAGGTCTGTAACACAACAATCTGATGTTTATATGTCGCGAACGTTACGAGACAAAGTTTTGGGtctttcttctattttattaagataacTTTTAGAGATACTAGTTGTAGCAtactaaaaatgtaataaaattattcaaaaccATAACTAATTGTTAGTAgattatttactatatttcTCTTACATAGCACAACTTTCTCAGACAGCAAATGTGGATACGTTTTAATTTAACGcataatgcataatattaaatattcaatacattttatgattctaaaaacttaaaataattgtaagttttaatttaaatatttaactgttttctctaaaaaataataatggtattttttaaatacaattatgtaGGATTCTAGCCGACTTTCTTTCgttcttcaaaaaatatctattagttttttaattacttcttaaaattatatctctcCATCaaagaaattacatttttctctatatattcctaatatattttccatattttatttaaaaactgtcGACAAATTACAAACATTCAAACAATATGTTGGAATTtagattaaaagtttatagcttaaagatatatttttttataaattatttttaatcaagtttTAAGAAGAAAGAATCAATAATCtgtatttaaatgtacatactGATCATAAGAAGAAGTTCAACGTTAGCATATTGTGTACAATTAGCTTCGGAGCCTCATCGGACACACCATGATCAACACACATTGGTTACATATCGTGCCAGTAGAGCCAGTTCAATATAATCCTGCCAGCGACTTTTAGACGACAGTCTTGGTTTCACTTTCGTGAGAGCACAACCATTTTCTGGAAATTTATTCTGTCAAGAAATATGACTATATGATACATTTTGTCATTATATCGATTTAATCAATTGATCCAGATATTGGTAAGCTGTTgctgattttataatatatataatctaccaataaaattttcactgtGACATAcattatttcgtttttatattgGTAGTTTAATGCCATTATTAATAAGAGAAATTAGCTAGATAACTTATCACATAAGtttcttgcaaaaatatttcttttaatcgtttataataaaattttaattaatttttaataaacatatatgcaatttattataattactgttagattttataaacaattattcttataaataaatcagtgatataaaaataatttttctcgattGAACTCGAATTGTCGGGTACAAAGTTCGTAATCTTGTGAGAAAAAGATTACAATGCagatctatttattttattctatttagtttttaatattcatgtctactgttttatttttagttttaattattgtcaATCTTGAAATTGTACTTATAGTTgtagattttttgttttattcgtaattcttaatttttatattactaatttttaaatttgatgttttttgatatttttacttatacaaCTACGACATAActattttgtacataattgTACACATAACTATTTACTgtgtaaaatcaatttttataaaacaaaacataAATCGCGGTAAAAATCATTGATTTCTCAATCTACCACAATTCAGAGATTTTGTTGATTGTcgttcaaattaaaaaaactaatgtAAGCTAAATTCAAAGATAATAGTTTGCTTGGCAATGCATACACTCGCGGGAAAAATATGGGAGagcgtgtatatatatatgaaagtcTGTGCAAAcatacatgttttataaaatactttaggaaattttgaatttcttaCCGTTAGTAGCGTAGCAGCAAGCacatcgtaatatttttcgcgCATAAACATCGTAAAGAAAAACAGTAAATATGCCGAAATTGGTCACACTTGTTATGAAATTctgttacaataataatttaaattcaaaaatttttttctattaaccgGAAATTCGTTATGCAACCAAAATCATCCTTCACACTTTTTTACctgcaacatttttaatttacatatgtaCTGCATATTGgctttataatttgtatattgcaATTTGAAATACTGTTCATAAATTGTTGTAGGGTTTCTTAATAATCTGAGAGtgcaagaatttataaaatgtggcGGTATCCTAATAAAACATGGATCAAACTGAGCTGTTTGATCTACTTCTTTGCGCTTAATGCGCATACAATGGGGATCTATGGGGCACCTACAGTAAAAATACCAAATGGCTTATTGGAGGGTACAATAATGATGAGTAGATTGCATAATGGGATAGATGCATACCAAGGAATTCCCTACGCCGCTCCGCCAGTTGGAGAACTTCGATTCaaggtaaaaaattattgtttattgtaaaatatataaacaaaatattaagtattttacttttcgTAGTTTCTattcaattaaatcttttaacgTAAATTTGCACcgaaatttaaacaaatatataattttatatgaaaatgatCAAAgtcgaaaatatatgaaatatttcagagagaaaaaatcaataaaaatctgtaataaaaaaattaaaatattaacataacaGTTAACAGTTAATTAATAAcgattaaataaaagagaaaattataaatacaaatttataataaaaatttattttttctttaattttataaaataatatttgtctcATGTAATTACATGACATAACATATTCACTTTAAACTTGCCATACCCACTATTTTTGTTacctaaattttaatatttaaattaaaatctaccTCTTTTTTAAAGCCACCACAACCCGCATCCGCATGGTCTAAAAAACGACTAGCCGTGAGCCCTTCGCCGTTCTGCatacaaaaagatatatttacaacTATGAAAACTCTTATCGGTCAAGAAGATTGTCTTTACTTAAATGTCTACACACCGAGTGTTAAGAAACATTCTTTCACTAAACTTCCAGTTATGGTTTGGTTTCACGGTGGTGGATGGATTAGTGGTGGTAGCGATTATTATAAACCCAACTACTTGCTGGACCGCAATATTGTTCTCGTCACTGTGAATTATCGGTAATGAAACTTTTGAATAACGGAATAATTCTCTCATTCTAACGATTCTTCTCACATTAGACTTGGACCGTTGGGTTTCTTGAGCACGGAAGACTCGGAATGTCCAGGAAATCTAGGACTGAAGGATCAACAGCAAGCTTTGCGATGGGTGAAGGAAAACATTGCTTATTTCAATGGTGATCCGACAAGAGTAACTATCTTTGGTGAAAGTTCAGGTGGTGCTAGTGTTCACTATCATATGGTCAGTCCTCTTTCAAAAGGTAAATCTTTTACAATATCTTCGTGAACTGTCACATTAGTTGCaccaaattttttacaaataattaaatacaaaaagtataaaatataatagaaaatagaaaaataaatatgtatggctatatatttatactgttATAATGTATGAACTCCATCGCACACAGGATTTTTTCATCGCGCCATTTCGCAAAGCGGCACCTTTTATAACCCATGGACTTTAATGCCACCGGGATCTGGCAAGAAGAATGCCGAAACCTTAgctaaacatttaaaatgttCAACCGAGAACTCCAAGAAACTTATTGAATGTTTGCGAACAAAGAACGCAAGGGAGATTACTGACACCAATCATATTTTTCAggtaattaaattcaatacatttcaaatatcaaaaaatgtttaatttacacattattttaaatttgcattgtttaatttaatttaatttaattatccaTATTTTATCGTAGATTTTGAGTTACTGCCCGACGATAGCTTTCAGACCAATAATCGAACCCAAACACTCAGGTGCTTTTTTGATTGAAGATCCTTTAATTTCCGTGCAAGAAGGCCGTCTTGCCAATGTACCCTGGCTAACGGGAGTCGTTTCGCAGGAAGGTGCAATGATAGCATCATGTAAGGATCTCTCTGATAATGTGAAAATcgtatctataatatatactaattattaaactttgggATTATAATTCAGAGACATTTGTTGAATATTCCTCattttttcttagaaataattatgaattttttaaagacagtttttatcataataaaaaacatttttacctattaattattttgataaatcttATTAGTATAAAACTCATAAGAAATGTTAACTTTAAATTCTCAAATGTCTTTCCAAATAGCATGTAAACTTAACTCACTACTCTTTCACAATtcattacattataattcaataaattatttgaattttttaaatgtaaataatatcaaaaattacttcttaaatgtaatgtataatttataataaataatggcaACAATAAAATACCGAAAGATTAACAtacgttatatttttcagctGTTTACGGTCAGAAAATGGTGGAAGAACTTGATactaaatttatgaaattggcGCCTCTAACCTTATTATATCAGGAAAGATATCATCTTGCTGACCAAAATTTTGTTGATCGGGTAACCAAGGATATCCGTAAATATTACTTCGGTAAAAGTATCATTGACTATTCCGACGAAGTCAGATTCAATATGATCAACGTAAGttcaaataatgaataataataataatattaataataacaataataatcataataataaataacgaaaaattatcttgatatctatgttaaaacataaaatgtcaaaatatacatatttacacttaatttaattaagatgtTTATTACGAATTTACGGATGTTAAAATTTCGATTGTTTCGATGTCACTATAATCATAATACGATTTATCTCTTGACCATTCTcacaataatattcaaatagtataatatttaatttattatgatttttataatttattttgtttcactATAAATCTAATCGTTCTTTAATGTGATTTTATAGATGTACAGTGATGCATGGTTTACTCATGGCACATACATGGCCGTGCGAGACTTTCTCGCTAAACAAACTTCTTcactctatttttattatttctcatacAAAGGAAACATATCCTTCAGTTCAACATTCGGTGACTCCATAAGAGATTATGGAGTATCGCATGCGGATGAAATTCAGTATCTATTTCCGCTGAGCCTAAAATCATTCGGGAATTTTGACCATTTGACCGAAGATGATAAGAACATGATTGATCGCTTGACCACATTTTGGagcaattttgcaaaa is part of the Linepithema humile isolate Giens D197 chromosome 3, Lhum_UNIL_v1.0, whole genome shotgun sequence genome and harbors:
- the LOC105669733 gene encoding venom carboxylesterase-6-like — its product is MWRYPNKTWIKLSCLIYFFALNAHTMGIYGAPTVKIPNGLLEGTIMMSRLHNGIDAYQGIPYAAPPVGELRFKPPQPASAWSKKRLAVSPSPFCIQKDIFTTMKTLIGQEDCLYLNVYTPSVKKHSFTKLPVMVWFHGGGWISGGSDYYKPNYLLDRNIVLVTVNYRLGPLGFLSTEDSECPGNLGLKDQQQALRWVKENIAYFNGDPTRVTIFGESSGGASVHYHMVSPLSKGFFHRAISQSGTFYNPWTLMPPGSGKKNAETLAKHLKCSTENSKKLIECLRTKNAREITDTNHIFQILSYCPTIAFRPIIEPKHSGAFLIEDPLISVQEGRLANVPWLTGVVSQEGAMIASSVYGQKMVEELDTKFMKLAPLTLLYQERYHLADQNFVDRVTKDIRKYYFGKSIIDYSDEVRFNMINMYSDAWFTHGTYMAVRDFLAKQTSSLYFYYFSYKGNISFSSTFGDSIRDYGVSHADEIQYLFPLSLKSFGNFDHLTEDDKNMIDRLTTFWSNFAKFGNPSSRKLQWTPTESNLLKYLHIVNSEQIVMKSEFLKDRMLFWNNLENRLKSFGKNYRTL